TCAGTTCGGCCGATCGGCGACCGGCACGGGCGTCAGACGAGCGAACCCGACGAGCAGAAACAGTGCGGCGAGCGCATACGTGAACGGCCCCAAAACTACGACGGCCATCCAGACGCTGTTGGGCATTGTGTCGAGGCTCGACCCAGACACCGCTTCGGTTCCCAGGTACAGTGCGGGAACCAACCGCTCGGGCAACCACAACACCGCGGTGACCGCCACCAGCGCCACGCGCGCCAAACCGGACGGGAGTCGCTGCCACAGGAACAGGAGCGGGATCACGAGGAGCACGAAGTAGTGAGTCCAGGCGATCGGCGACGCCAGCAACATGCCGACCACCGCCAGAGCAAACGCCCGACCGCGATCGTCTGCTCCCACAGCGCTCCGGCCGACCCACCAGATTGCTACGATCGCCAGGAGCCGGCAGGCAACCGCGACAGCCACTCCAACTGCCGGCGCACCGAGCGCGAAACCGATCCGTCTCCAGTACCCCGTGAACGACACATTCAGCCACGAATCCTGGAACCGACCCAAACTCGGTAACACGTCACGAACGTATGTCTCGAAAGCCGCGGGGCCGAACAGCGCGAGCGCGACGGCGTGCAGCAACACTCCCGTGAGAAGCGCGACCGCGACCGCGCGCCAGCGTCCGGCCGCCACGAAGTACACGAGTACGAGGCCCGGGAACACTTTCATCGCTGCGGCGATCCCGACCGCGATGCCGGCCGCGGTTTGGTGGCCGCGGTGGTCCGCGATCCAGCCGACGATCAGCAGGAACGCGATCAGGAAGCCCAATTGCCCCTGGAAGAGGTGCTGGTGGATCGCGTTCCACGATACGATCAGCGCGAGTGCCCAGAAAGCCGCCCCGCCCCGTACATCGATCCCCAGTTCGCGCGCCAGTAGCACGAAGCCAAGCACGAACAAGAAAAAGGTGACGCAGTTCCAAACCAGGTGTGCCGCGGCGTAATCGGTGATCAGACCGAACGGTAGCGCTACGAGAACGGCGACCGGCGGGTGGGCGTTCCACTTCATCTCGGCCTCGAAATAGGGTGTATCGAGGCCGGAGTGCCGGAGCATCGCGTCGCGCTGCGGCGAGTAGACGGGGGCGCCGGTCCAGAAATTCCGCGCGGACAGCCACTCCTGCGAGAAGTCCCGGCCCGGTTCGGACGGGCGAAATTGCCCGAAGAACACCGGACCGAAGTACACGAACGCGAGCGCGGCGGCCGCCGCGCCCAGTGCGAAGCGGAGCGCCGGCGTGCGGGGTTCGACACCGGGTCGATCGACGGCTGACACGGGTTCACACCTCAGCAAACGGCGAGTCGCAGTATCCGTATTGCTGTAGCATAGTTCAGGAGATCGCCCCGTGTCACAGCAGGTTCAGTGTGCCGCGCGTGACACCGAGCTGGTTGAGGACACGGAGCTGGCGCCAGGTCTCGTGCCCGTCGTCGCGCCCGGCAATTACGCGGGCATAGCGGTCCAGCAGTGAAGTGACTTGTGCGGGCGTTTCGCGCAGTAGATCGACGCGAAACGCCCGCAATCCCAACTCGCGCATCCGCCCCACGTACTCGGCCGCGCTCTGGGCCACGCTGTTGAACACGGTGTTGCGGCACCCGGTATCGGGCAGCACCGGGAAGTTGGCGCCGACGCGGTCCCGGAGTTCGACCTTGTGGACCTCACACGGGCGCCCGCAGTCGCGGTGGTCCTTGCCCGTGCTGAGGAACGCCGCGAACACGCAGTGCTCCATGTGGAACATGGGCATGTGCTGGTGAAGCACCGGCTCGAACCAGTCCGCGTGCGCGCGCCGAACCATTGATGCGAACTGGTCCCAGTTGAGGTCGTAACTCGGCACGAGGCGCTCGAAACCCGCGCCCATCAACACGCCGGCGGTGAGTTCGTTCGCAACGTTGAGGCTGAAGTCACCGATGAGCCGCACGTTCGGCAGTTGCTCCCGGAAATAACTGATCGACGCGAGGTTCCGCACGAGGACGATGTCGGGTTCCGCGCGGGCGACGAGCGCCTGAAAACCGTCCTCGCCGGGCTTCCACACGCGGGTCGGTGCCAGTCCGATCGGCATACCCGCGACCCGTGCTTTCGCAACCGCGTCCTTGTATCGGCGCAAATCTTCAAAGTCCGCGTACACCGCTGACGGCTTCGGAAGCCCATCACTCGGCGACCAAGAAAGTACCGCGTCGAGTTGTTCGAGATTGCGAACGAGAACGGTGAGGTGCGCCGAACCTACCCCCCCGCCCCCCCTCCCTGAAGGGAAGGGGGAGAAAGAACTGTTAGTAGACGTAGCCTCACGCACAGAGGAATCGCGCGCCGACGCCCCCTTCCCTTCAGGGAGGGGGGATGGGAGGGTAGGTTCGGCCACCTCCCGTCGCAGTTCACCCAACGCATTACCGTTCGCAACTGCGTGTTTGCGCGCTTCGATTCGCTGTTCCGCCAGCGCGCCCGCGGCCTGGCGCCGGAGGTCGTTCAACACGCTGCGAGGAACCATCACGCCCGCGGGCAAATTCACAACGACTTCACCCAACTCGAACGGTGTGTCACCGAGTCGCGCGAGTTGTTCCCGTACTTCAGCTTCGGACGTAGGCTGTTTGCGCGCCAGTTCGAGCGGACCGACCCACGACGCACTCGATTCGCGTTCGCCGTCGGACAGCGAGAGCATCAGCGCGCCGCCGACTGTGCCGAACACGCGCCCGGTAATCGGAACGCGCTTCGCGAGTTTGTCCTGCGAGTAGCTCTGTTCGAGGCGCTTGCGCAGCGCGGGATCGTCCGTCTTGTACACGTCGCAGCCGATGGGGATCTGCGAATAGTCGAGCGCGCCGATCTCAAATTGAAGCTCGGCCGCGCCGCGCGAGGGGACCACGCGCCACACCCGCCCGCCCGGTTCTTGCTCCTGCGGCTTCCCGATGTCGAACAGCACGCCGTCGCCGGCTTTCACCAGATCGTCGAACGCCTCGCACAACTCGATCCTCACGCCGCTCTTGGCGAATCCCGCGACTCTCCCGATGCGCACCCCGCGACTCTTCGGGAACCGGCCGCGAACCAGCATCTGGTGATTCACGCCCTCGAGAAAACCCGGCGTTAATCCTCGACTGAACGTCTGCGCGAGGTCGAGTTGCTCGCGCCGCGGAAGCGCAAAATCGTGGTGCGTGAGCTTCGCGTCGATGGCCTTGCGGTAGGTCTGCGTGGTCGAGGCCACGTAGGGACCGCCCTTCAGTCGGCCCTCGATCTTGAAGGAAATCACCCCCGCTTCGATGAGCGGATCGATGAGGTCGAAGGCCGCGAGGTCTTGCGGGCTGAGCAGGTACGCGCGGTCGCCGAGTTCGCGCTTCGCGCCGTCCACAATCATCTCGTAGGGCAACCGGCACGCCTGCGCGCATTGTCCGCGGTTCGCGCTGCGCCCGCCGAGTGCCTCGCTCGTGAGGCACTGCCCGCTGTACGCGACACACAGCGCCCCGTGAACGAACACCTCTACCGGGGTGGACGTGTTCGCGGTCACTTTCCGAATGTCGTTCAAGGACAGTTCGCGCGCCAGAACGACCCGCTCGACCCCGAGGTTCGTGACGAACTCGATGCCCCGTGGTTCGGTCAGCGTCATCTGCGTGGAGCCGTGGACCGGCAGCGTGGGCGCGATGCGCTTGATGAGCCGCACGAGCCCGAGATCCTGAACGATGACCGCGTCCGTGCCGGCCGCCGCGACGGACTTCACGAACTCCGCGACCGCCTCCAGTTCGTCCGAAAAGATCAGCGTGTTGAGCGTGACGAACCCGCGCACGTTGCGCGCGTGCAGGAACGTCATCACGTCCGGGAGTTCGGACAGCTCGAAATTGGTGGCGCGGGCGCGCGCGTTGAAGTTCGACAGGCCGAAGTAGACCGCGTCGGCACCGTTCGCGACCGCGGCGCGCATGGCCTCCCAGTCACCGGCGGGCGCGAGGAGTTCGGGCTTGGTGTGCAATGAAGACATGAGGGAATTGTAGCAGACGCGATTTCGCGCGGTCCGCCTTCCCCCACAGAGCACACGGACCGCGCCGAAATTACCGCCAGGCGTCGTAAGCGACGACGGCGAAATTGTGGACGAAGTGCAGGATTATCGCGAGCGTCAGCCCGCCGTACACGCGAGCGTACCCCAGGAACGCGCCGACCAGAAACAGGTACGGCATCCCCAAAATGTTCCCCAAGTGTGCCGCCGCAAACGCCGCCGCGGTGATCCACACGGCCAAATGCATGTTCATCGATTTCCGCAGCACGCCCAATGTCATCTGGCGGAAGAACAGTTCCTCCACAATGGCCGGCTGCACGCAGATCAGCAGAACGGTGGCCAGCGTCATCTTCATCCGCTCCGGCTCAACCACGCCGAGCGGTTTGAGCAACTCCCGCAGAACGGTGAAGAACAGCAAGTTTAGACACAGAAGCGCGAACAGCACCGGTACGGACGTGACCCAGGCGAGCACCATTGTTCCGTCGGGCACTTTTTGGCGCGAGCGCGACCACACGAGCGCGAGCGCCCCGAGCGTGAGCAGCGTGCTCGCGACCTCGACGAACGCCTGGGCTTCTTGAATTTCGTCCGGTGTGCTCGCCCCGCGCACGGCAACAATGACCGCGCACATGATGAGTGTGCCGAGCAGCGCGGCGTAAGCGAGCACCACGATCACGATCGGCGGGATCAGGTACGGTCGGCGCACCGGGATCGCATATCGGGGCGCATCCGTGTGCCAGTCGTCTTCGGGATCGTCGTCGAGCGACAGAACGGGTTCCGGTTCGCGCCGCGGGAGCTCGCCGTCGGTCCAGGTGTTGCACCACGGGCACCGGCCCGCGACCGGCGCCGCGGTCTCCCCGCACCGCCAGCACCACCGCGTTGCGACCGGGTACACGACGGGCACCGCGTCCGGGTCGTAATCGAGTTCCGGTTCCGCCGCGCCCCAATCGCCCGCGCGGGGGCGCAGCGCATCGGTGTCGGTGGGCTGGTTGTATTCGTCGGGTGGCATATTGAAGGCGACGGTTTGAGCGTTACCCCCAGCGGGGCGTGAACAAATTGTAGCAGAGGGGTCGCGGGGATACGCAACAGTTATCGCGCGGCAATGTGTCACTTTTCTGAAACTCGCGCCCGGAACGAGAAGTACCTCCGGACGAAGCTACCCCGGAGATTTGGCATGATGCGCTACGCAATGCCGGTGCTCGCCCTCGCGTTCGCCGCGAGTTCGTCGCGGGCCGCGGACCCGCTCGATTGCGTTCCCGCTTCGGCGCAACTCGTCCTCGCCGCGGACCACCCGCGAAAACTCGCTGAGGCCGTCACCGGGCTAGAAGCCTTTCAGAAGGCCCAAAAACTTCCGCAATACCGCAGCGTTTACGAATCCGCTGCGGCCAAACGCGCGTTCCAACTGCTCGCGATGTTCGAGAAGGAACTCGGCGCGAAGTGGCCCGAACTGCTCGACCAGCTCGCGGGCGACGGCATCGCGATCGGCGTCCAGTTCGCAAACGATCCCGCGCCGACCATTTTCGTTTTGCAGGGGAAGGACGAAGCGCAAGTCAAGAAGGCGATAGACCTCGCGCTCAAAACGGTCGAAGAGGAACTCGCCCGACAGGGAGCGAAAGACGGCATCAAGCGGTTCAACATTGCGGGACAAGACGCGATCAAAATCGGTGACCTGTTCGTGTCTCGTGCCGGCACAACGGTGCTGATTTCCAACAACGAGACGATGCTGAAGGCGGGAGTAATACTCGCGACCACCGCCCGCGCCAAGTCGCCCGAGCACAAGTCCCGCAAGGACACGTTCAAGCTCCTCCCCAAAGACCCGCTCGCGTGGCTGTGGCTCGATTTCGCGTCCGTGAAGCAGTCCAAAGCAACGAAAGACTTCTTCGACGCGACCCGGCAGGACTTCCTACAAACGCTTGTCGTCGGAGGGAGTATCGATTGCTTGAAACGCGCGGACTTCGTCGCGGCCGGGTTGTACAAGGAGGCGGCGGGGTTTCGGCTCTCGGTGCGCGTTCCGGCCGGGCGCAGCGAGTTCCCGCCCGAGTACCAACTTCACGTTCCGCCGAAGGGCGAACCCGGGTCGCTCCCGCTCCTGGAACCGCCGGGCACGCTGTACACGCACAGCCTCCACCTCGATATCGGCTTCCTCTGGAAGAACCGCACGAAGTTGCTCGGGGACGAGATCCGCGGACAGTTGGAGAAGGCCGAAAAGGACGTATCGAAGGTGCTCCCCGGAAGTACGCGGGTGGGTGAGCTACTCGAAATGTGGGGACCGTACCACCGGATCGTGGTCGCGAATCACGACACCCCTCCTTACAAGAAACAACCCGGCCAGCAGTTTCCGGCATTCGGCTACGTCGCGACCGGGCGCGACCCGAAGTTCGTGAAGTCCATCGACCCGATCCTGCGCTCCGCCGCGATCCTCGCGAGCCTGCAATTCGACCTGAAGATGACGGAGCACAAGCACGAAGAAGTCACGATTGTCGCGTACCGGTTCCCGGAGAACAAGGAGCGCCCGGACGACCCGGACGGCGTTCGCTTTAACTTCGAGCCGTGTTTCGCCGTCGTCGGCAACGAACTGGTCGTCGCGACTACAGTTGAACTGTGCAAGAAGCTCATCACGGAACTGAAGTCCCCGCAAAAGGCAAAACCGAGCGCCGCGGTGGTTCGCGGGGCATTCTCCACGAGGGCCGCGTCCGACGCGTTGGCCGCGCTCCCGGACCCGTTCATCACGGACGCGGTACTTGCACGCGGCATCGGTCTGGAAGACGCCCGCAAGGAGGTCGCGAGCCTGGTCGCGTGGGTGAAATCGCTCGGCACCGTGCGCGGGGAACTCGACATCACCGAGACGGAGTACAAGTTCGATCTGGTGTGGGATCTGGCGCCGCGCAAGTAAACGACCGCTCGCCCGGACCAGTAGCCGCACCGTTCGCTCACGAGGCTCACATGCTCGATCCCAAAAACGCCTGGCAGCCGTACACCCCGAGCGCCGAGAACCCGTGGGACCGGAAGAAGGTCGGGCACCTCTACCGGCGCTCGGGGTTCGGCGCGACGGAACGCGAACTCGACGCCGGGGTGAAGGACGGGCACGCCAAGGCGCTCGATCGTGTGCTCGCGGGCGAAACGGAAACCGAAGACTTCACCCGCACGTCCGCGTTCATGGCCTCCGAGCGGAGCATGCCGCCGGGCGCACCGCAAGGGCGGCTCTCGGCGTGGTGGCTCGACCGGATGCTGAAGACCCGACACCCGCTGAGAGAGAAGTTGACGCTGTTCTGGCACAATCACTTCGCCACCAGCAACGCAAAGGTGCAGAACGCGCGCTTCATGCTCACGCAATACCGCCTGATCCAGGAACACGCGCTTGGCAGTTTCCGCACCCTGCTCACACAAATGGGCGCGGACCCGGCGATGCTCGTGTGGCTCGATACGAACACCAGCACGAAGGCCGCCCCCAACGAGAACTATGCCCGCGAGGTGATGGAACTGTTCTCGCTCGGCGTCGGCAATTACACCGAAACCGACATCCGTCAGGCGGCGCGCGCGTTCACGGGGTACGAGATCAAAGAAGGAAAAGGTACGCTAAACCGGCGCCAGCACGACGCCAGCGAGAAAGACGTGTTCGGCAAGAAGGGAAAGTTTACCGGGGAGGACATCGCAGGACTGTGCCTCGATCACGAAGCGTGCCCGCGGTTCATCGTTCGCAAGCTCTACAAGTTCATCGTTAGCGATGCCGATACACCCGGCGCGGACCTCATCGACCCGCTCGCGGAGCAGTACCGCAGGTCGGGCTTCGATACCGGCAAGCTCGTTTCGACTATCCTCCGCTCGAACCTGTTTTTCAGCCCCGTCGCGTACCGCGCGAAGATCAAATCTCCGGTGGAGTTCGCGATCGGGAGCGTTCGGGCGCTCGAGGGCGTGATCGGCACGCTTCCGCTCGCGGAGGTGCTCGACGGATTGGGCCAAGTGCTGTTCGCGCCGCCGTCGGTGAAGGGCTGGGACGGCGGGGAAGCGTGGTTGAACGCGCAGACGCTCCTCGGCCGGAACAACCTCGCGCTCGCGATCACCGCGACCGACAGCGCCCGCTTCGGCACGCGCTGCGACCCGGCCGTGCTCGTGGCGAAACACGGCGCCAAGACAGACGCGCAGTTGGTCGACTTCCTCCTGGGCCTGTTCCTTCAGAACGACGTGTCCGACGAGGCCCGCACCAAATTGCTCGATTACCTGAAGGCCACGAAAGACGTGAAGTACCCCGCGTACTGGTCCGAGGACGACATCGCGAACCACCGCACGCGGGCCGTCACGCACCTGGTTCTGACGTTGCCGGAATATCAGCTCAATTAAATCCAGCCACGGATGAACACAGAAAACACGGATTAAGACAGAAGGCAATTGGCCACAAAAAGGCACAAAGGGCACAAAAGAAGCAGGGAACAGAGATCAGAAAACAGAGACTCAGCGGACAGGAGGCAAAGAAATGAGGGCAGCAACCGGACGATGGGTTTGTCTTTTCATCATCTGTCCTCTGCTCTCCGCTTTTTGATCTCTACTTTTGTGCCCTTTGTGCCTTATTTGTGGCTAAGTCGTCTTTGCATTCTTCTTGTTCTGATCCGTGTCTTCTGTGTTCATCCGTGGCGCTTTTCCGGGGTTCCCATGACCACGCGACGCGACTTCCTCAAGAGTTCCTCGCTGATCGGGTTCGGCTCCACGGTGCCGGCGTTCCTGGGGCACACGGCACTTTCGGCCCCGCTCGCCGACAAAGCGGGGGCCAAAGGCACCGTGCTCGTCGTCGTGCAGCTCACGGGCGGTAACGACGGGCTGAACACCGTTGTGCCGTTCACGAACGCGGACTACTACAAGCTCAGACCGACCATCGCCATCGCGAAGGATCAGGTCAAGAAGCTCACCGACGACGTCGGCTTCCACCCCGCGATGACCGCACTCGCGAAACTCTACACCGACGACAGCGCGGTGTGCGTGGTGCAGGGGGTGGGGTACCCGAACCCGAGTCAGTCGCACTTCCGCAGCATGGACGTGTGGCACGCGGCCAGCACCGCGGAGGCGCTCACCACCGGGTGGCTCGGCCAGTCGCTCAAGAAGCGCCCGGTGCCCGCGTTCCACCTCGCGGGCGGGAACGAGCCGGCACCGCTCGCGCTGACCGGTGCGCCCGTTCGTGTGCCGAGCATCACGTCGCTCGATGACTTCAAACTCAAGACGGTTTCTGTGACGGGGGCCGACGCCACCGCGCAGAAGAACGTGATTACCTCGGCGGCGGCGGTTGCGGGTGGCAGCTCGGGGACATCACTCTTGGACTTCGTGGCGCGCACGCAGATGAGCACCTACGCGAGCAGCGAGAAACTCGCCAGCATTGGCAAGAACTACGCGCCGAAGGTGCCGTACCCGACCTCGGCACTCGGCAACAAGCTGAAACTCGCCGCGCAGCTCATCGACGCGGACATCGGCGCGCGACTCTTCTACGTCTCGATCGACGGGTTCGACACGCACGCGGGCCAGGGCGGTACCACCGGCGCGCACGCGAACCTGCTCACTCAAGTGTCGGACGCGATCTCCGCGTTCTACCGCGACGTGGCCGGGCGCGGACACAAGGACCGGTTGTGCGTGATGACGTTCTCCGAGTTCGGCCGGCGCGCCTACGAGAACGGTAGCAAGGGTACCGACCACGGCGCCGGGGCGCCAATGATCCTGGTGGGCGGTGGGGTCAAGTCCGGTGTCGTCGGTGAACACCCGAGCCTCAAGGGGCTGAAAGAGGGGAACCTCGTTCACGGCACCGATTTCCGGCAGGTGTACGCGGCCGTGCTCGACAAGTGGCTCGGAATCGACCCCAAGCCCATTCTGGGCGACGGGTTCAAACCGGTCGAAGTGTTCGCGAAGTAAACCCACCACCATTCAACGAAAGCCCCGGTGCGACACCGGGGCTTTCTCTTTGTTCTCCTCGCAGCGGCACACAGCAACTTGTCCGCAATGCGCGTCCCGGGTAGGCTGCAATCACCTCTTGAGGGGACCACCATGTTCCGTCGCGCGGTTGCTGCGTTCGTCGTGTTGCTTTTTGCGGGTTACGCCAGCGCACAATCCGGCCCGCAGTTGCTCACGGTGTTCCCGCCCGGTGCAAAGGCCGGCGCCACGGTGGAGGTCACGTTCTCGGGTAACGGGTTCGACGGCAACGAGAAGCTACTCTTCAGCGCGAAGGGATTCACGTCCGAGCGCGTTGGCGCGGCCCCCACACCTAACCCCGCGCCCAAACAACCGCAGCCCAGCCAGCCCACGATTTCGGTGAAGTTCAAAGTCACCGCCCCGAAGGACGCGAGCGGTATGTACGACGTCCGCGTCGTGAGCAAGAGCGGGCTGAGTAACCCGCGTGCGTTCGTTGTGAGTGGTGCGACGGACGTGGTCGAGGTGGAACCAAACAACGATGTGGGGCAGGCCCAGAAGATCGAAATCGAGACGACTGTGAACGGCGTCATTAGTGCGCCGACCGATGTCGATTACACCGCATTCAAGGCGAAAGCGGGGCAGAACTTTGTCGTGTACTGCCTGACAACGAGCATCGATAGCAAGATGCAAGCCGATCTGATGGTGAGCGGACCGGACGGCAAGCCGCTCGCCTCGAACCGCGGCTACCGCGGCGGCGACGCGGTTCTCGATTTCAAGGCACCGACCGACGGGGAGTATCTCGTTCGCGTGTCGCAGTTCGCGTACACCACCGGCGGCCCGGACCACTTCTACCGGTTGACGGTGACCGCCGGCGGGTGGGTCGACGCGCTGGTCCCGCCGCTCGAAACCGACGCGGTCACGCCATTCACCCGAAACGGGCCGGCAGACAAGATCGACACCAAGGGGCGCGACCTCGAGGGCAAACTGCAATCGAGCCGGCTCACCTCCCCGACCGCGGCCATGATCGACGCCGTCGATCACCCGCGTTCCGCACCCGG
This region of Gemmata massiliana genomic DNA includes:
- a CDS encoding glycosyltransferase family 87 protein — its product is MSAVDRPGVEPRTPALRFALGAAAAALAFVYFGPVFFGQFRPSEPGRDFSQEWLSARNFWTGAPVYSPQRDAMLRHSGLDTPYFEAEMKWNAHPPVAVLVALPFGLITDYAAAHLVWNCVTFFLFVLGFVLLARELGIDVRGGAAFWALALIVSWNAIHQHLFQGQLGFLIAFLLIVGWIADHRGHQTAAGIAVGIAAAMKVFPGLVLVYFVAAGRWRAVAVALLTGVLLHAVALALFGPAAFETYVRDVLPSLGRFQDSWLNVSFTGYWRRIGFALGAPAVGVAVAVACRLLAIVAIWWVGRSAVGADDRGRAFALAVVGMLLASPIAWTHYFVLLVIPLLFLWQRLPSGLARVALVAVTAVLWLPERLVPALYLGTEAVSGSSLDTMPNSVWMAVVVLGPFTYALAALFLLVGFARLTPVPVADRPN
- a CDS encoding U32 family peptidase, translating into MSSLHTKPELLAPAGDWEAMRAAVANGADAVYFGLSNFNARARATNFELSELPDVMTFLHARNVRGFVTLNTLIFSDELEAVAEFVKSVAAAGTDAVIVQDLGLVRLIKRIAPTLPVHGSTQMTLTEPRGIEFVTNLGVERVVLARELSLNDIRKVTANTSTPVEVFVHGALCVAYSGQCLTSEALGGRSANRGQCAQACRLPYEMIVDGAKRELGDRAYLLSPQDLAAFDLIDPLIEAGVISFKIEGRLKGGPYVASTTQTYRKAIDAKLTHHDFALPRREQLDLAQTFSRGLTPGFLEGVNHQMLVRGRFPKSRGVRIGRVAGFAKSGVRIELCEAFDDLVKAGDGVLFDIGKPQEQEPGGRVWRVVPSRGAAELQFEIGALDYSQIPIGCDVYKTDDPALRKRLEQSYSQDKLAKRVPITGRVFGTVGGALMLSLSDGERESSASWVGPLELARKQPTSEAEVREQLARLGDTPFELGEVVVNLPAGVMVPRSVLNDLRRQAAGALAEQRIEARKHAVANGNALGELRREVAEPTLPSPLPEGKGASARDSSVREATSTNSSFSPFPSGRGGGGVGSAHLTVLVRNLEQLDAVLSWSPSDGLPKPSAVYADFEDLRRYKDAVAKARVAGMPIGLAPTRVWKPGEDGFQALVARAEPDIVLVRNLASISYFREQLPNVRLIGDFSLNVANELTAGVLMGAGFERLVPSYDLNWDQFASMVRRAHADWFEPVLHQHMPMFHMEHCVFAAFLSTGKDHRDCGRPCEVHKVELRDRVGANFPVLPDTGCRNTVFNSVAQSAAEYVGRMRELGLRAFRVDLLRETPAQVTSLLDRYARVIAGRDDGHETWRQLRVLNQLGVTRGTLNLL
- a CDS encoding CPBP family intramembrane glutamic endopeptidase; this translates as MPPDEYNQPTDTDALRPRAGDWGAAEPELDYDPDAVPVVYPVATRWCWRCGETAAPVAGRCPWCNTWTDGELPRREPEPVLSLDDDPEDDWHTDAPRYAIPVRRPYLIPPIVIVVLAYAALLGTLIMCAVIVAVRGASTPDEIQEAQAFVEVASTLLTLGALALVWSRSRQKVPDGTMVLAWVTSVPVLFALLCLNLLFFTVLRELLKPLGVVEPERMKMTLATVLLICVQPAIVEELFFRQMTLGVLRKSMNMHLAVWITAAAFAAAHLGNILGMPYLFLVGAFLGYARVYGGLTLAIILHFVHNFAVVAYDAWR
- a CDS encoding DUF1800 domain-containing protein, with protein sequence MLDPKNAWQPYTPSAENPWDRKKVGHLYRRSGFGATERELDAGVKDGHAKALDRVLAGETETEDFTRTSAFMASERSMPPGAPQGRLSAWWLDRMLKTRHPLREKLTLFWHNHFATSNAKVQNARFMLTQYRLIQEHALGSFRTLLTQMGADPAMLVWLDTNTSTKAAPNENYAREVMELFSLGVGNYTETDIRQAARAFTGYEIKEGKGTLNRRQHDASEKDVFGKKGKFTGEDIAGLCLDHEACPRFIVRKLYKFIVSDADTPGADLIDPLAEQYRRSGFDTGKLVSTILRSNLFFSPVAYRAKIKSPVEFAIGSVRALEGVIGTLPLAEVLDGLGQVLFAPPSVKGWDGGEAWLNAQTLLGRNNLALAITATDSARFGTRCDPAVLVAKHGAKTDAQLVDFLLGLFLQNDVSDEARTKLLDYLKATKDVKYPAYWSEDDIANHRTRAVTHLVLTLPEYQLN
- a CDS encoding DUF1501 domain-containing protein → MTTRRDFLKSSSLIGFGSTVPAFLGHTALSAPLADKAGAKGTVLVVVQLTGGNDGLNTVVPFTNADYYKLRPTIAIAKDQVKKLTDDVGFHPAMTALAKLYTDDSAVCVVQGVGYPNPSQSHFRSMDVWHAASTAEALTTGWLGQSLKKRPVPAFHLAGGNEPAPLALTGAPVRVPSITSLDDFKLKTVSVTGADATAQKNVITSAAAVAGGSSGTSLLDFVARTQMSTYASSEKLASIGKNYAPKVPYPTSALGNKLKLAAQLIDADIGARLFYVSIDGFDTHAGQGGTTGAHANLLTQVSDAISAFYRDVAGRGHKDRLCVMTFSEFGRRAYENGSKGTDHGAGAPMILVGGGVKSGVVGEHPSLKGLKEGNLVHGTDFRQVYAAVLDKWLGIDPKPILGDGFKPVEVFAK